A window of Thermotoga sp. contains these coding sequences:
- a CDS encoding aldose epimerase family protein: MNYLTCHIEKEFFGTTSEGIPAHQYTLINKNSAMVKIITYGAIVRELWVPDRTGTLSDVVLGFDTLQEYEEKNPNYFFGAIVGRYANRIAYGRFSIDGVTYQLALNDGDRPNALHGGVKGFYTRVFKAIPMKTPRGPSLVLKHFSHDGEEGYPGNLDLTVIYTLTNENELRIEYRATTDKPTVVNLTHHSYFNLSGEGTILDHDLMINADRYTPVDENLIPTGEIAPVKGTPYDLRSFRKLGDAIEPLKTSPTKGFDINYILNGEDGKLKLAAVLRDGKSGRRMEVYTTEPGLQLYTGNFLDVKGKNGCYYRPYSGLCLEAQHFPDSPNHPNFPSAILRPGEEYRQVTVYRFSVED; encoded by the coding sequence ATGAACTATTTGACATGCCATATTGAGAAGGAGTTCTTCGGAACAACATCCGAAGGGATACCCGCTCATCAGTACACACTCATAAACAAGAACAGCGCGATGGTGAAGATAATCACTTACGGTGCGATAGTGAGGGAACTATGGGTGCCAGATAGAACTGGCACCCTTTCTGATGTTGTCTTGGGATTCGATACGCTACAGGAATACGAAGAAAAGAATCCAAACTACTTCTTTGGAGCGATTGTAGGAAGATACGCAAACAGGATTGCTTACGGTCGCTTTTCGATAGATGGCGTAACGTATCAACTTGCCCTGAACGACGGTGATCGACCGAACGCCCTCCACGGTGGTGTGAAAGGATTCTACACAAGAGTTTTCAAAGCCATTCCTATGAAAACGCCCAGGGGACCTTCTCTTGTTCTGAAGCATTTCAGTCACGATGGTGAGGAAGGCTATCCCGGAAATCTGGATCTCACCGTTATTTACACCCTTACAAACGAAAATGAACTGAGGATAGAATATCGTGCAACCACGGATAAGCCAACCGTCGTGAACCTCACCCATCATTCTTACTTCAACCTCTCAGGTGAAGGAACGATACTTGATCACGATCTCATGATAAACGCAGATCGTTATACCCCCGTCGATGAGAACCTCATACCCACGGGAGAGATCGCACCGGTCAAAGGAACGCCTTACGATCTGAGATCTTTCAGGAAACTGGGGGATGCGATCGAACCGTTGAAAACCTCTCCAACCAAGGGATTCGACATAAATTACATCCTGAACGGTGAAGATGGAAAGCTGAAGCTCGCAGCTGTTCTAAGGGATGGGAAATCTGGCAGGAGAATGGAAGTCTACACAACAGAGCCCGGTCTTCAGCTCTACACAGGGAATTTCCTTGATGTAAAAGGAAAGAATGGTTGCTATTACAGACCATACTCCGGCTTGTGCCTAGAAGCCCAGCACTTTCCCGATTCTCCGAATCATCCGAACTTTCCAAGTGCCATATTGAGGCCTGGGGAAGAATACAGGCAGGTTACTGTTTACAGATTTTCGGTGGAGGACTAA
- a CDS encoding alpha-N-arabinofuranosidase, which produces MAYRIVVDPKKVVKPISRHIYGHFTEHLGRCIYGGIYEEGSPLSDERGFRKDVLEAVKRIKVPNLRWPGGNFASNYHWEDGIGPKNQRPVRFDLAWQQEEPNRFGTDEFIEYCREIGAEPYICINMGTGTLDEALHWLEYCNGKGNTYYAQLRRKYGHPEPYNVKFWGIGNEMWGEWQVGHMTADEYARAAKEYTKWMKVFDPTIKVIAVGCDDPIWNLKVLQEAGDVIDYISYHFYTGSDDYYETVSTVYLLKERLIGVKKLIDTIEVARKRGVKIALDEWNVWYRESNNKLEEPYDLKDGIFACGVLVLLQKMSDIVPLANLAQLVNALGAIHTEKNGLVLTPVYKAFELIVNHSGEKLVKTYVETETYSVEGVMFINKMPFSVENVPFLDAAASISEDGKKLFIAVVNYKKEDALKVPIRVEGLGQKKAAVYTLTGPDVNARNTMENPNIVDITSETITVDTEFEYTFKPFSCSVIEIELE; this is translated from the coding sequence ATGGCCTACAGAATCGTTGTCGATCCAAAGAAAGTTGTTAAACCGATCAGCAGACACATTTATGGTCATTTCACAGAACACCTGGGAAGGTGTATCTACGGAGGAATCTACGAAGAAGGTTCACCGCTCTCAGATGAGAGAGGTTTCAGAAAGGACGTACTGGAAGCGGTGAAGAGGATAAAAGTTCCAAATCTGAGATGGCCAGGTGGAAACTTTGCATCGAACTACCACTGGGAGGATGGTATAGGACCGAAGAATCAGAGGCCTGTCAGATTCGACCTTGCATGGCAGCAGGAAGAACCAAACAGGTTTGGAACGGACGAATTCATTGAATACTGTCGCGAGATAGGAGCAGAACCCTACATCTGTATCAATATGGGAACAGGAACACTCGATGAAGCTCTTCACTGGCTCGAATACTGCAATGGAAAAGGGAACACCTACTACGCTCAGCTCAGAAGAAAATACGGTCATCCAGAACCCTATAACGTGAAATTCTGGGGAATAGGAAACGAGATGTGGGGTGAATGGCAGGTAGGTCACATGACAGCGGATGAGTACGCTCGAGCGGCCAAAGAATACACGAAATGGATGAAGGTTTTCGATCCGACCATCAAGGTGATCGCCGTCGGCTGTGATGACCCCATCTGGAATTTGAAGGTTCTTCAGGAAGCAGGGGATGTGATCGATTACATATCCTATCACTTCTACACAGGGTCCGACGATTATTACGAAACGGTCTCCACAGTCTACCTCCTCAAAGAGAGACTCATCGGAGTGAAGAAACTCATCGACACGATCGAGGTTGCAAGGAAGAGAGGAGTAAAGATCGCCCTGGACGAATGGAACGTATGGTACAGGGAGTCCAACAACAAACTCGAGGAGCCCTACGACCTCAAGGATGGTATCTTCGCATGTGGGGTACTTGTACTCCTTCAGAAGATGAGTGACATAGTGCCGCTTGCCAACCTCGCACAACTTGTGAACGCTCTTGGTGCCATACACACGGAGAAAAATGGCCTCGTACTCACACCTGTGTACAAAGCGTTTGAACTCATCGTGAATCATTCTGGCGAAAAACTTGTGAAAACGTACGTTGAAACAGAGACTTACAGCGTAGAGGGAGTCATGTTCATCAACAAGATGCCCTTTTCCGTTGAAAACGTTCCTTTCCTGGATGCAGCTGCCTCCATCTCAGAAGATGGCAAAAAGCTCTTCATAGCCGTTGTAAATTACAAGAAAGAAGATGCCCTGAAAGTTCCGATCAGAGTGGAAGGTCTGGGACAAAAGAAAGCCGCAGTCTATACACTCACTGGGCCGGATGTGAACGCAAGGAACACCATGGAAAATCCAAACATCGTTGATATCACCTCTGAGACCATCACAGTTGACACCGAATTTGAATATACTTTTAAACCTTTCTCTTGCAGTGTGATTGAGATAGAATTGGAGTAG
- a CDS encoding alpha-L-arabinofuranosidase C-terminal domain-containing protein gives MSKFFVGLFLMLSLLLVGEVQHVLTIDFSQQGPEIPETLYGIFFEDINHAVDGGLYVELVRNRSFEQETRRYEGWKIERGDSVKSSIEETHSLNGNNTRYLEMKFFETDRATLTNLGYGGIVVIQGQEYTFSIYLSGDFTGTITTMVVDDDEVLASGSILLHQPVGDWKKYTLNLIPTKTSTDSRLSISIFGSGTLRIDMVSLMPKKNWSGMREDLLGMIEDLKPGFMRFPGGCLVQGNTLENAYRWKESIGPIEQRKTKWNFWGYYQTLGIGFYEYLLLCEKLGAEPVPIFNPGISFQIESPEYASEEELKEWIQDVLDFLEFANGATDTYWGGVRASLGHPEPFNVKYIGVGNENWGPRYWENFEKFRKAIKEKYPDVKIIFSGPPSYEGTGFKQAWRWARENNVEIFDEHIYASPEWMLANTDRYNRYNRSGPKVMLGEYAAHTDRRRNNWWAALAEAAFLTGVERNSDVVIMASYAPLFNRVDWSQWIPDLIWFDGSRVFGTPSYYVQKVFSENRGDVVIHSELTNEEYRMFGYRYKHLYHVVTYDEKSRELIIKVVNPWPEDRTVHLDIKGIAVEETGKEIFLTGDPKDENNFDELNIVPKERVITGLNTSFEYTFKAHTVTILRLRVKE, from the coding sequence ATGTCAAAGTTTTTTGTTGGGTTGTTTTTGATGCTCTCTCTCCTTCTTGTCGGAGAAGTTCAGCATGTGTTGACAATTGACTTTTCTCAGCAGGGGCCAGAAATACCAGAAACACTCTATGGAATATTCTTCGAGGACATAAATCACGCAGTCGATGGAGGACTTTACGTGGAACTTGTGAGAAACAGATCGTTCGAGCAGGAAACCAGAAGGTACGAAGGGTGGAAAATCGAAAGAGGCGATTCTGTGAAATCTTCAATAGAAGAAACACACTCCCTCAATGGAAACAACACTCGCTACCTTGAGATGAAGTTTTTCGAAACCGATAGAGCGACTCTCACAAACCTGGGCTACGGTGGAATTGTGGTGATTCAGGGTCAGGAATACACCTTCTCTATTTACCTCAGTGGAGATTTCACCGGAACGATCACCACAATGGTCGTTGACGATGACGAGGTTCTGGCTTCAGGAAGTATCTTGCTTCATCAACCAGTCGGTGACTGGAAAAAATACACATTGAATCTCATCCCCACGAAGACATCCACTGATTCGAGGCTCTCGATTTCCATCTTTGGCAGCGGAACTCTCAGAATCGACATGGTTTCTCTGATGCCCAAGAAGAACTGGAGTGGCATGAGAGAGGACCTCTTGGGAATGATCGAGGACCTCAAGCCGGGTTTCATGAGGTTTCCAGGTGGATGCCTGGTTCAGGGAAACACCCTAGAAAACGCGTACCGATGGAAGGAAAGTATTGGCCCAATTGAACAGAGAAAGACAAAATGGAATTTCTGGGGGTACTATCAGACACTTGGTATCGGTTTTTACGAATATTTACTCCTCTGTGAAAAACTGGGAGCAGAACCTGTTCCCATATTCAATCCCGGAATATCTTTCCAGATAGAATCACCAGAATACGCCTCCGAGGAGGAACTCAAAGAATGGATTCAGGACGTTCTGGATTTCCTCGAGTTTGCCAACGGTGCAACAGACACATACTGGGGAGGCGTCAGAGCGTCTCTTGGTCATCCGGAGCCTTTCAACGTGAAATACATTGGTGTTGGCAATGAAAACTGGGGACCGAGGTACTGGGAGAATTTCGAAAAATTTAGAAAAGCGATCAAAGAAAAATACCCCGACGTGAAGATAATCTTCAGCGGGCCGCCGTCCTACGAAGGAACCGGCTTCAAACAAGCGTGGCGCTGGGCAAGAGAGAACAACGTGGAAATCTTTGACGAACACATCTACGCTTCACCGGAGTGGATGCTGGCAAACACCGATAGATACAACAGATACAACAGAAGCGGTCCGAAGGTTATGCTCGGAGAATATGCAGCGCACACAGATAGAAGGAGAAACAACTGGTGGGCAGCGCTCGCTGAGGCAGCTTTTCTGACAGGTGTGGAGAGGAACTCAGATGTTGTTATCATGGCTTCTTACGCTCCCTTGTTCAACAGAGTGGATTGGTCACAGTGGATACCGGATCTGATCTGGTTCGATGGCAGCAGGGTCTTCGGTACTCCAAGTTACTATGTTCAAAAGGTTTTCAGTGAGAATAGAGGAGATGTGGTGATTCACTCTGAACTCACTAACGAGGAGTACAGGATGTTTGGTTATAGGTACAAACATCTCTACCATGTAGTAACGTATGATGAAAAATCCAGGGAACTAATTATAAAGGTCGTCAATCCCTGGCCAGAAGATAGAACCGTGCATCTGGATATTAAGGGAATTGCCGTTGAAGAGACAGGCAAGGAGATCTTCCTTACTGGTGATCCAAAGGATGAGAACAATTTCGATGAACTCAATATCGTTCCAAAAGAGAGGGTAATAACTGGTCTCAACACTTCCTTTGAATACACCTTTAAAGCCCACACGGTGACCATCTTGAGGTTGAGGGTGAAAGAATGA